One genomic segment of Timaviella obliquedivisa GSE-PSE-MK23-08B includes these proteins:
- a CDS encoding metallophosphoesterase yields the protein MDFLSDATVSEKMRVMEQKVRWGDRSMTQQNIDQTRLVLDDDQVASPNFSFLVLGDTDAGLPTQQNPQWEIAKALLPHLKTSRFTLHTGDVTYPLGAAEFYLNQFLTPYRDLLLDGKQPSSNSPLVFHSPFFPVPGNHDYYDLSPIPKLAATLLKPLRHWVKIGSDWSSSGYGRDYAEAFLDCLDHLPLGKPLNQHLQRYYTAQTETGRCLRYQPNQFTRLPNRYYTFQYGGIAFFALDSNTFNKHEIDHAQLNWLQQHLIDSWHQPNIRGRVIYLHHSPYTTESMHCDQPEVLMVRHQLRYMLDRVAKEIKPLIQNQPLVNLILSGHSHCLEYIRTLDTCHADSHLDWVVCGGSGASLRRQRQSGSQLMEMIGQKGVQHIQVVAQSQLYVGRQRQGRQEQNPHTFLRIDVQEGTPPRFVLRPFVVQKRQQWISYPLEPAITLPSAAITLPSV from the coding sequence ATGGATTTTCTATCTGATGCTACCGTAAGTGAAAAAATGCGGGTGATGGAGCAGAAAGTACGGTGGGGCGATCGCTCCATGACACAACAAAACATTGATCAAACACGTTTAGTTTTGGATGATGACCAAGTCGCATCGCCTAACTTTTCATTTCTGGTACTAGGCGATACAGATGCAGGCTTGCCAACCCAACAGAACCCGCAATGGGAAATTGCCAAAGCCCTCCTTCCCCACTTAAAAACGAGTCGTTTCACCCTTCATACCGGAGATGTGACGTATCCGTTAGGAGCCGCTGAGTTTTACCTCAACCAGTTTCTCACGCCCTACCGTGACCTTCTGTTAGACGGCAAACAACCCAGCAGTAACTCACCCCTGGTGTTCCATTCACCTTTTTTCCCAGTACCCGGTAACCATGATTACTACGATCTCTCCCCCATTCCTAAACTGGCTGCAACATTATTAAAACCACTGCGGCACTGGGTCAAAATAGGATCAGACTGGTCAAGTTCTGGATATGGGCGAGATTATGCAGAGGCATTCCTAGATTGTTTAGATCATCTTCCATTGGGAAAGCCGCTTAACCAACATTTGCAAAGATACTATACTGCTCAAACGGAAACAGGTCGATGCTTGCGCTATCAGCCTAATCAATTTACAAGGCTGCCAAATCGGTACTACACGTTTCAGTATGGAGGAATTGCCTTTTTTGCTTTGGATTCCAACACGTTTAACAAACATGAAATTGACCATGCACAACTCAATTGGCTTCAGCAACACCTGATTGACTCTTGGCATCAGCCTAACATTCGTGGGCGTGTAATTTATTTACATCATTCTCCGTATACAACAGAGTCCATGCATTGTGATCAGCCTGAGGTTTTAATGGTTCGTCATCAGTTGCGCTATATGTTAGATCGGGTGGCAAAAGAAATTAAACCTTTGATACAGAATCAACCCCTTGTCAATCTAATTCTCAGCGGTCATTCTCATTGTTTAGAGTATATTCGCACCTTAGATACCTGTCATGCAGATAGCCACTTGGACTGGGTTGTTTGTGGTGGAAGCGGGGCAAGTTTACGCCGCCAACGCCAAAGTGGCTCTCAGCTAATGGAAATGATTGGGCAAAAAGGCGTTCAACATATTCAGGTTGTGGCTCAGTCTCAGTTGTATGTTGGGCGGCAAAGACAAGGTAGGCAGGAGCAGAATCCTCACACCTTCTTGCGGATTGATGTTCAAGAAGGAACTCCTCCACGCTTTGTACTACGTCCCTTTGTGGTACAAAAGCGGCAGCAATGGATTAGTTATCCCTTAGAGCCTGCTATTACTCTTCCGTCTGCTGCTATTACCCTTCCATCTGTTTGA
- a CDS encoding GHKL domain-containing protein, translating into MRNQDHPTPIEELEKTIRILRKKLERSEKERGQIESDVATKEALLKNVIHELQTSKQALEKQSQDLQNALEKMQMMQLQMIQSEKMSALGQTTSGIAHEINNPVSFIHGNLTPLAACIQDLFQLIRIYHRYFPSPPAEISLKRENIDITFLEYDIPRILQSMATGTRRIRDIVLALRNFSRLGEVGYKAVDLHEGIDNALMILQQKMAKIQVFKHYGELPPVTCVAGDLNQVFMNILSNAVDAIAKKISSETAPQVEPLPENGIISIRTEYHSQEQVVISIADNGVGIPPNVIDKVFDPFFTTKEIGKGTGLGLAIARQIVVEKHGGSLDVHSEIDQGTKFLIRLPIHYKSIL; encoded by the coding sequence ATGAGGAACCAGGATCATCCTACACCAATTGAGGAATTGGAGAAAACCATCCGTATTTTGCGGAAGAAATTGGAGCGCTCTGAGAAAGAACGGGGACAAATTGAATCCGATGTTGCTACGAAAGAAGCTTTGCTCAAGAATGTCATTCATGAATTACAAACCTCAAAACAGGCTCTTGAGAAACAAAGTCAAGATTTGCAGAACGCACTAGAAAAAATGCAGATGATGCAACTGCAAATGATTCAAAGTGAAAAAATGTCTGCTTTAGGGCAAACTACTTCCGGTATTGCTCACGAAATCAATAACCCTGTTAGTTTTATTCATGGGAACCTAACTCCTTTGGCTGCATGTATCCAAGATTTATTTCAGTTAATCCGCATCTATCATCGTTATTTCCCATCTCCTCCGGCAGAAATTTCCCTCAAACGAGAGAACATTGATATTACGTTTCTTGAATACGATATCCCAAGAATATTGCAATCCATGGCTACAGGAACCCGACGAATCCGAGATATTGTTTTGGCACTGCGTAATTTTTCTCGTTTGGGTGAGGTTGGCTACAAAGCAGTTGATCTCCATGAGGGCATTGACAATGCCCTCATGATCCTTCAACAAAAAATGGCTAAGATTCAAGTCTTTAAACACTATGGCGAACTTCCACCTGTGACTTGTGTCGCAGGAGATCTTAACCAGGTATTTATGAATATCTTAAGCAATGCCGTTGATGCGATCGCCAAAAAGATCTCCTCGGAAACAGCCCCACAAGTAGAACCACTGCCAGAGAACGGAATAATTTCAATTCGGACTGAATATCACTCTCAGGAACAGGTCGTTATCTCTATTGCAGATAATGGTGTTGGAATACCTCCTAATGTTATTGACAAAGTATTTGATCCGTTCTTCACAACCAAAGAGATTGGTAAAGGAACAGGATTAGGACTGGCGATCGCTCGTCAAATTGTCGTAGAAAAACACGGGGGGAGCTTAGATGTTCATTCTGAAATAGATCAAGGAACGAAATTCTTAATTCGGCTTCCAATCCATTATAAAAGTATTCTCTAA